GCGTTTGTAGTTGGTAAGGCACATCGTCTACCCATGGGTAATTCGGGTGACTCCACACAAAAGAATAATCTCCAGTTCCACCATATACATTTGATGAAAGTTCACCATCTGAAAGTCCATAACAACTAATTTCATCAGAAATAAAAGCATCAACAATAAGTTGGTTGGGTTGATTTATTTCTATGCTAAAATCTTTAGAACAGCCTATACTATCAGTAACAACAACAGTGTAAGTTCCTATTGGCAAATCCGAAATAGATTGCTGAGTTCCGTATGCTCCCCAATTGAAAGTGTAAGGCGCTATACCTCCCGAAGGATTAGCCATAGCAACTCCATCAGAGCCATTGTAACACGATGTTGAGTCCGATGTGAACATATTTGCAATAGAATCATTTGAGATGATAACTATTGAATCCATTTCTGGTATAGTACAAATCGCATCCAAAACAGAAACATAATACAGTCCTTCACAAACATCTGAAAGTGTTGAAGTAAAATTATTTAACACACTATTATTGACATTGTTATTTATCGGGTTCATCAAAGAGTCCATCCACTGAACAGTGTATGAACCATCATCTTCTGCAGTGCCATTAATAACCTCGAGCTGTAACTCACCATTACAATCACCATAACAAGGAATTCCAACACCATTAATTTCACCATTCGCAATTAGACTTAAATCAGCCCTTTCGTTTTGAACAAATATGGTTATCTCATCTTGAACAGTACAAAATTCATTTACTGCTACAATTGAAATTGTAGTATCTTCATTAATTATTAAAGTGGTACTATCCAAGACAGATCCTGTACTCCAATTGAATGTGTTATACCATGTTGTATCGGCATGAATGGTTGTCGATTCTCCAGAACACACTGAATAATCTTCTGGCAATTCAAAATCACAATCGGCAATTAACTTAAAATCATCTAATCCAAAGCCATAAGACAAAGGGAAACCGCCATCAAATGGGTTATCTAAACCATTGTTAAATACAAAAGCAAATCTAACATTTGGCTGATTATCCAACACATTTCCTAAATCAATATTAGCAAGTTGCCATGTTGTATCAGCGGATAATGGGCCCTCAACAAAAACCCAATTTGTTCCTTGATCAAGAGAGTAATATACTTCTGCGCCAAATTCAGTTTCAGTAGGCCCAGAGTACCACCAATAAGACACATCAACTCCAGTGTATCCAATTGTACTGTAATCAGGACTAACAGCACAAATCAATTCTTGGTTAACACCAAATGCTGCATCTATGTAGGTTGCATTTAAAACTGGATTTATACCAAAGCCAGGATCTCCATCAATCGCTACAAAGGCAGCAGTATGAAGATAATTGCTATTGGGTTGATAACCTTGATCAGAAGTGTTACCGATATTTATTAAAAAACCATTAAAATCAACAAATCCACCGTCGTATTCGTCGTTAACGATAATTGTATTTTGGTCAGAACTAACCGTCCCCAAGAAAGGCACTATTTCATTTAAAGTCCAATCCATAGTTAAGGGATCTTCAAAATCTTGACTAATAAATACTTGTTGTGCTGTACTAGAGTAGGTTAGTACTAAAAGAAAGCAAAACAAGGCTTTCATATAAATTTTAATGTTTTTCATTTTTAATGCTTATTAAAAAAGTAAATTTACTCATATACATAAGAATTTACAAAAATATCATTTATATCTTACAAAACAGCCAAAGATAACATTAATAGTACTACTAAAGCAAATTAGCTAAATTCTACTTCAACAAAGTTTTTAACACCCTAGAAAAATAAGCTAATTGAACCTTTTTTTTCATACAATTTACCATCAAAACCCGTGGCGTTCATATAATAATAATATACACCTTCACTTAAATTATCGCCGTCAAAACTTAAGCCATTCCATTCAAAACTAGGATCTGTCCAACTAAAAACCAACGCCCCCCACCTATTGAAAATCTTAACACTAAACTTAGAAATCGCATTGTTTTCCACAAAAGAAAAGCTGTCGTTTATCCCATCTCCATTAGGACTAAATGCATTAAACATACCTTCCCAATCATCAATAGATAAGTCAAAACCTTGAACCTCAATTAAAATCGTTTTTTCATCTGAACAATCGTGCTCGTCAGTCAATTGTAAACTGAGGTTGTACGAACCTACTAAATCGTATACGTGCTGTGGATTAGCATCATAAGAAGATTCTCCATCATCAAAATCCCACTCATATACACCCTGACTACTATTATTTGTCAATTGGATTGTCAAGGGCACATCTCCAATCGTTCTATCAACACTAAAATCAGCTGATAAATAAACGCTATCGGTCAATTGACAACCTTTAAAGTCTAAAACCTCAAAATCGTAAAATTGACTCGAACTAAAACTCACTATAGAATCAGTTGAAAACGTACTGTTTTTAGAATTTCTCCAATAGTATGAATACGGTTTTACACCACCGTCAACATCGGCTATTAGATTATTTCCATCACATCTCAAATCCAAACTGAGTAAAGAAGGTTCTTTTATTTTAACGTTAATAGTGTCAGAACATAAATTAGCATCGGAGAGTATGACTTGATAAATTCCTGCATACAGGTTGGTGAAGCCATTTCCATTCACAACAACAGCTCCATTACTCAAACTAAGAGAGTAAGGCTGAGCAGCATTTAGAACATTTAAATCAAAAGCTCCTGTGTTTTCGCCATTGCAATTGATATGAGTAGTATCAGAAATCTCTAGACTACACTGTGCAAAAGTTAAGCTTGCTAAAAAGACAGAAAATAATAGTGGAATTTTACTCATAAATCGAAGCACTAAATTAATCAAATTTTAATGCTAAACAATATGTTGAAAAATGATTCAAATAATTGACAAAATAATTATATAATAGAATTAATTTTGAAGGATAATACACACAAACCCCATTTCATTTTGAGTGAACTTTTAAACGGATTAAATCCATCACAAAAACAAGCTGTCGAACACATAGAGGGGCCGCTAATGGTAATTGCTGGTGCAGGCTCTGGAAAAACTAGAGTATTAACATACAGAATAGCCAACCTTATAAATAGAGGTGTTGACCCTTTTAACATATTAGCACTTACTTTCACCAATAAAGCGGCTAAAGAAATGAGGGAAAGAATTAATCAACTCATTGGAAATGAATCGCAAAATTTATGGATGGGAACATTCCACTCTGTCTTTTCAAAAATTTTAAGATTTGAGTCTGACAAGCTAAACTACCCACAGAATTTCACTATTTACGATTCGGCAGATTCAAAAAATCTTCTAAAAAGCATAGTAAAAGAACTCAACTTAGACAAAGACATTTACAAACCTAATGTACTATTAGGAAGAATAAGCTCTCTCAAGAACAATCTTATCTCATACAAAGCATACCTTACCAATGCTTCTTTACAAGCAGAAGATGCTAGTAGAAAGTTAAACGAAATGGCAATGGTTTACAGAACCTATCAGAATAGACTATTCACATCTGGATCTATGGACTTTGACGACCTATTGTTTAATACACATATTTTACTGCGCGATTTTCCCGAAACATTAAACAAGTACCAAAACAAATTTAAATACATCCTCGTTGATGAGTATCAAGATACCAACCAAGTCCAATACATGATTGTGAAACGTCTTGCTGCAATGAACGAAAACATTTGCGTAGTAGGCGATGATGCCCAAAGTATTTATGCTTTTAGAGGGGCAAATATTAAAAACATCCTAAATTTCAGAAATGATTACCCTGACTTTTCTTCAGTTAAACTCGAACAAAACTACAGATCGACACAAACCATAGTTAATGCAGCTAATAGCTTAATAAAACACAACAAAAACCAAATTGAAAAAACTGTTTTCAGTAAAAATGGAGTTGGTGAAATAATAAAGGTTTGCAAAACCATGAGTGATAATGAAGAAGGGCAAATAGTTGGACAGTCCATTTTTGAAACACAAATGAACAATCAATGTTTTTTCAATGAATTTGCCATACTTTACAGAACTAACGCTCAATCAAGGTCGTTAGAAGAGTCGTTAAGAAGAAGAAATATTCCCTATAAAATATATGGCGGATTATCGTTTTACCAACGCAAAGAAGTGAAAGACCTTTTGGCATACTTTAGAGTACTTATAAACCCAAGCGATGAAGAATCCTTAAAAAGGATTATAAACTTCCCCGCAAGAGGAATTGGTAATACCACCATTCAAAAACTAATCGTTTGTTCTAGAACTAACAAAGTAAGCATTTGGGAATGTATAGAAAATCCTTTTTATCATTCAAGAATTGGAGTGAATAAAGGTACTCTTCAAAAACTAAATGCCTTTGCTCTTATGATGAACAGCTTCAAAGTACAACTTAAAGAAGACGCCTTTACATTAGCTGAATCAATTGCCAAATCAAGCACATTACTAAAAGAATTAGATAAAGACAAGACTCCTGAAGGGGTTAGCAGATACGAGAACGTACAAGAATTACTAAATGCCATTAAAGAGTTTGTTGAAAAAAACAAAAAAAGAGGCGAATCCATCTCTCTTGATTACTTCATGCAAGATGTAGCACTTATCACGGATCAAGATAATGATGATAAGGACAATTTAAACAAAGTGACAATGATGACCATTCATGCTGCAAAAGGATTAGAATTTCCATATGTATATATTGTCGGACTTGAAGAAAACCTTTTCCCGTCACAATTAGCGGTACATTCAAGGGAAGAACTGGAGGAAGAAAGAAGATTATTTTATGTTGCCCTAACAAGAGCTGAGAAAAAAGTTCAACTTTCTTATGCAACAAGCAGATGGAGATGGGGGCAATTAATAGATTGTGAGCCTAGTCGATTTTTACAAGACATCAATGAAGATTATCTAGATTGGCAATTCCAAACTAAAAAACAATTCCAATCACAAACAAAACCGAAACAATTTAAAGATAATACTAGAAATAACTATAATAAACCAAGCCGAACAAAAACGAAACCTATACCAAAATTTAACCCTACGAATTTAACAAAGGCTAATTCAGCAATGAGTAAATTAGGCAGCCAAAACTCAAGGAACAATCATCTACAAGCTGGAATGCGAGTGAATCATGACCGTTTTGGACAAGGCAAAATTTTACAAATAGAAGGACAATCTGACAACAAAAAAGCCATAATTTTCTTTGATGGGATAGGTCAAAAAACACTACTTCTAAAATTTGCCAAATTAGACATCATACCTTAATTTGATATATAAAAAAAGCGTACATTCGAACATTATAATTTTACATCATATATATGGATTTAGAATACAACTCATCTAGAAACAAATTAGTCATTTCAGAATACGGAAGACACATTCAAAAATTAGTTGAACATGCAATGACAATAACCGACAAAGCTGAAAGACAAAAGATGGCAAATGGCATTATCGAAATAATGGGGGAATTAAACCCACACTTGAGAGATGTTGTAGACTTCAAACACAAACTTTGGGATCACTTATTTGTCATTTCTAATTTCGACTTAGATGTAGAGTCTCCTTACGAAAAACCTGTTATCGAGAAACTTTTTGAAAAGCCCGAACCACTAAACTACCCTAACAGCAAAATAAAATACAATCACTACGGAAAAGTAATCGAACTAATGATTTCTGAGGCCATCAAAATGGAAGACGATGACCTAAAGAAAAAGCTTGTCGTTGCTATTGCTAACCAAATGAAAAAATCCTACGTGAATTGGAATTTGGACACCGTTGAAGATGAAATCATTTTCAATCAATTATTAAAACTGTCCAATAATAAACTTTCTATTCCTGAGGGAACTGAGCTTTCTAAGTTTACACCAAACCCAAAGCAACAAAACCCTCACGCTAGAAAGAAGAAGAAAAATAATAGAAATAATAGAAACCAACACAGAAACTAAATGAGTTCATTTATAATTGAAGGCGGAAGAAGACTTAGCGGCGAAATTGAGCCTCAAGGCGCAAAAAACGAAGCTTTACAGATACTATGCGCTGTTCTTCTATCACCAGAAAAAATCACAATCAATAACCTACCTGATATAGTTGACATTAATATCTTAATTGACTTATTATCTGACTTAGGG
The Flavobacteriales bacterium genome window above contains:
- a CDS encoding gliding motility-associated C-terminal domain-containing protein; translation: MSKIPLLFSVFLASLTFAQCSLEISDTTHINCNGENTGAFDLNVLNAAQPYSLSLSNGAVVVNGNGFTNLYAGIYQVILSDANLCSDTINVKIKEPSLLSLDLRCDGNNLIADVDGGVKPYSYYWRNSKNSTFSTDSIVSFSSSQFYDFEVLDFKGCQLTDSVYLSADFSVDRTIGDVPLTIQLTNNSSQGVYEWDFDDGESSYDANPQHVYDLVGSYNLSLQLTDEHDCSDEKTILIEVQGFDLSIDDWEGMFNAFSPNGDGINDSFSFVENNAISKFSVKIFNRWGALVFSWTDPSFEWNGLSFDGDNLSEGVYYYYMNATGFDGKLYEKKGSISLFF
- a CDS encoding 3'-5' exonuclease, translated to MSELLNGLNPSQKQAVEHIEGPLMVIAGAGSGKTRVLTYRIANLINRGVDPFNILALTFTNKAAKEMRERINQLIGNESQNLWMGTFHSVFSKILRFESDKLNYPQNFTIYDSADSKNLLKSIVKELNLDKDIYKPNVLLGRISSLKNNLISYKAYLTNASLQAEDASRKLNEMAMVYRTYQNRLFTSGSMDFDDLLFNTHILLRDFPETLNKYQNKFKYILVDEYQDTNQVQYMIVKRLAAMNENICVVGDDAQSIYAFRGANIKNILNFRNDYPDFSSVKLEQNYRSTQTIVNAANSLIKHNKNQIEKTVFSKNGVGEIIKVCKTMSDNEEGQIVGQSIFETQMNNQCFFNEFAILYRTNAQSRSLEESLRRRNIPYKIYGGLSFYQRKEVKDLLAYFRVLINPSDEESLKRIINFPARGIGNTTIQKLIVCSRTNKVSIWECIENPFYHSRIGVNKGTLQKLNAFALMMNSFKVQLKEDAFTLAESIAKSSTLLKELDKDKTPEGVSRYENVQELLNAIKEFVEKNKKRGESISLDYFMQDVALITDQDNDDKDNLNKVTMMTIHAAKGLEFPYVYIVGLEENLFPSQLAVHSREELEEERRLFYVALTRAEKKVQLSYATSRWRWGQLIDCEPSRFLQDINEDYLDWQFQTKKQFQSQTKPKQFKDNTRNNYNKPSRTKTKPIPKFNPTNLTKANSAMSKLGSQNSRNNHLQAGMRVNHDRFGQGKILQIEGQSDNKKAIIFFDGIGQKTLLLKFAKLDIIP
- a CDS encoding DUF4290 domain-containing protein codes for the protein MDLEYNSSRNKLVISEYGRHIQKLVEHAMTITDKAERQKMANGIIEIMGELNPHLRDVVDFKHKLWDHLFVISNFDLDVESPYEKPVIEKLFEKPEPLNYPNSKIKYNHYGKVIELMISEAIKMEDDDLKKKLVVAIANQMKKSYVNWNLDTVEDEIIFNQLLKLSNNKLSIPEGTELSKFTPNPKQQNPHARKKKKNNRNNRNQHRN